Proteins from one Triticum aestivum cultivar Chinese Spring chromosome 7A, IWGSC CS RefSeq v2.1, whole genome shotgun sequence genomic window:
- the LOC123153448 gene encoding uncharacterized protein, protein MQVVRETNRDEAKSVPQQSLHVQIDRQSSAGACTYFMFVVNGGLTKYVIICISSYATEDMDATSLTRTALRDDTGSPGNHKGTKEPHLGNFLETHPHPEVHVSEVDHLDAISGVLATSGKSEGPNNVNSRSITTTVGNATNLQRPPLGDISNVGIHSKCGSVVSGSTKSRGSRNVNPKDITPALRNATNLQRHSLGDISNVDMHFQRITVVATSSKSKGPRNENSKNITPAPGNATNLQRHPLGDVSNVDMHSQMGSCLLNKPNGPRMETLLRGQTNTHPPPPGHVLNVDPPTQMSGVVDEPAILDDDASLPTPIAITAANGAELAESSTDGDTTAKSIAISDSRQAKRAHHRERKRAYDRERREKLTSEQREQINARRREAYRRKKELGPKFLEEQNRKTREQRKQRRDSLTADERADMSAERKTRYIAMRRPDLPTTSAANQSLHSSASPVSTNMAGHTFKSVDSLSAENASAARGPTYIRNIETHGAYLSRTLGDGAIDGNLITINEHLTSADQQTSDPLTIADNGADEQRHESRAKRRTRERSCKGSMAAKKHHEKIGKRKSCTKVPRGERNALLDRRNESFAGRVKTQSVRSSSILEMSSTGQPTVVEAHGASTSSSTPEYTIRSEDDMDAYLSRLMNDNVNPDNLFDDEYYLFAGEGSDADDMEHDELEDDRHNTYVDHDPLDYVYSNLPDHTHILKHAANCDHCKAKKFESEAPGFCCRSGQIELKQPEPIPELMRLWSSMDADSRHFRENIWFFNDHFSFTTLGVSLDESYTNMKSGVYTFRAHGTIYHNVHSFGPTSRPEHLQLYFYDDDPGLTHRKAATEQLDQDVVRKLVDILRENPYSQQFRSLGAHRDNLDDYRIDLNTDQRLDQPRALT, encoded by the exons ATGCAAGTAGTAAGAGAAACAAACAGGGATGAGGCGAAAAGCGTGCCTCAACAATCTCTGCATGTGCAGATAGATAGACAAAGCAGTGCAGGTGCATGTACATATTTCATGTTTGTAGTCAATGGCGGATTAACAAAATATGTTATAATTTGTATATCTTCGTATGCTACAGAGGACATGGACGCGACAAGCCTCACCAGAACCGCTCTTCGTGATGACACAGGGTCTCCAG GCAACCACAAAGGAACAAAGGAACCTCACTTAGGAAATTTCCTTGAAACCCACCCACACCCTGAAGTTCATGTCTCGGAAGTTGACCATCTTGACGCGATTAGTGGAG TGCTCGCAACAAGTGGCAAATCAGAAGGACCTAACAATGTAAATTCAAGAAGCATCACAACCACAGTGGGGAATGCAACCAATTTGCAACgaccccctcttggtgatatctCTAACGTTGGCATTCATTCCAAATGTGGCTCAG TGGTCTCAGGAAGCACCAAATCAAGAGGATCTCGCAATGTAAATCCAAAAGACATCACACCCGCACTGAGGAATGCAACTAATTTGCAACGACACTCTCTTGGTGATATCTCTAACGTTGACATGCATTTCCAAAGGATCACAG TGGTCGCAACAAGCAGCAAATCAAAAGGACCTCGCAATGAGAATTCAAAAAACATCACACCCGCACCGGGGAATGCAACAAATTTGCAACGACACCCTCTTGGTGATGTCTCTAATGTTGACATGCATTCCCAAATGGGTTCAT GCTTGCTCAACAAGCCCAATGGACCCCGCATGGAAACACTGTTGCGTGGACAGACAaacacccacccaccccctcctgGTCATGTCCTCAATGTTGATCCGCCGACCCAGATGAGTGGAG TTGTAGATGAACCAGCCATCTTAGATGATGATGCTTCATTACCTACTCCTATTGCTATCACAGCTGCTAATGGTGCAGAACTAGCAGAGAGTTCTACCG ATGGAGATACAACAGCAAAATCTATTGCCATTAGTGATAGTAGACAAGCTAAGAGGGCACACCATAGAGAACGCAAAAGGGCATACGATAGAGAGCGCAGAGAGAAATTGACCAGCGAACAAAGAGAGCAGATAAATGCACGGAGGCGAGAAGCTTATCGCAGGAAAAAGGAGTTGGGACCCAAATTCCTAGAAGAACAAAATCGGAAGACACGGGAACAACGCAAGCAAAGACGAGATAGCTTAACTGCTGATGAGAGAGCGGATATGAGTGCTGAAAGAAAGACAAGATACATTGCAATGCGACGTCCAGATTTACCTACTACATCTGCGGCCAATCAGTCTTTGCACAGTAGTGCATCACCTGTGTCAACGAACATGGCAGGACACACCTTCAAATCTGTTG ATTCGTTGTCCGCCGAAAATGCGTCAGCAGCTCGTGGCCCCACGTACATTCGCAACATCGAAACCCATG GTGCCTATTTAAGCAGAACCTTAGGTGATGGTGCTATAGATGGCAACCTCATAACAATCAATGAGCACCTAACAAGTGCCGACCAGCAAACCAGTGATCCGCTAACAATAGCGGATAATGGAGCTGACGAGCAGAGGCATGAGTCCAGAGCAAAGCGTAGGACGAGAGAGCGATCTTGCAAGGGAAGTATGGCGGCGAAGAAGCATCATGAGAAAATTGGCAAGCGGAAATCATGTACGAAGGTGCCACGTGGTGAGAGGAACGCTCTGCTAGATCGTCGTAATGAAAGCTTTGCAGGTAGGGTGAAGACCCAAAGCGTCAGGAGTAGCTCCATACTGGAAATGAGCTCAACTGGACAACCTACCGTAGTTGAAGCACACGGTGCCTCAACCTCATCTAGCACGCCGGAGTACACGATCAGAAGTGAAG ACGACATGGACGCTTACCTTAGTCGTCTCATGAATGATAATGTCAACCCTGACAACCTATTTGACGATGAGTATTACCTGTTTGCTGGTGAAG GCTCAGATGCTGATGACATGGAGCACGACGAATTGGAAGATGACCGTCACAATACCTATGTCGACCATGATCCATTGGACTATGTCTACTCAAACCTCCCAGACCACACACACATCCTGAAGCACGCCGCGAACTGCGATCATTGCAAGGCCAAGAAGTTTGAGTCCGAGGCCCCGGGATTCTGCTGTCGCAGTGGGCAGATCGAGCTGAAGCAGCCGGAGCCCATCCCGGAGCTAATGAGGCTTTGGTCTAGCATGGATGCGGACTCAAGGCATTTTCGGGAGAACATATGGTTCTTTAACGACCACTTCTCCTTCACAACCCTCGGCGTCAGCCTTGATGAAAGCTACACAAACATGAAGTCTGGGGTGTACACGTTCCGGGCACACGGCACCATCTACCACAACGTTCATTCCTTCGGGCCAACATCCCGTCCAGAGCATCTACAGTTGTACTTCTACGATGACGACCCAGGCCTAACCCATCGCAAGGCTGCCACCGAGCAATTAGACCAGGATGTCGTCAGAAAATTAGTGGACATACTCAGGGAAAACCCGTACTCCCAGCAGTTTAGGAGTTTGGGTGCGCACAGGGACAACCTCGACGATTACAGGATAGACCTCAACACTGACCAGAGACTAGACCAACCGAG GGCACTGACTTAG